The genomic interval GTCATGTTCTCGCGCGCGGTCAGCGGGTGCACGGAGCCGTACTTTGCGCGATCGCCCGGAACGAAGCCGATCCCGCGCCGGATGCTCTCGCGCGGAGAGCGTCGCGCGTAGGGCTCACCCGCGAGTGTGAAGCCGCGGTCGGAGCACTCCTCCGTGCCGAAGACCATCGCGGGCAGCGCTTCGCGTCCGGAACCCAGCACACCGGCGATCCCGACGACCTCGCCGGCACGGACCTGGAGATCGACATCATCGATCACTGCACCGGTCAGGCCGGTGACGTCGAGCACGACTTCCCCGACGCCGCGTCCGCTGGCGCCGTGCGCCTCTTCCTCCTTGGTCACCCCCGTGACGAAGGTCACCAGTCGGTCGTGGTCGAGCGTCGCGGTGGGCTCGTCGGCGACCTTCGTACCGTCGCGGAGCACGACGACGCGGTCGGCGAGGTCCATGACCTCGTCGAGACGATGGGAGATGAAGATCACCCCTGCACCGGCTGCCGCGAGCCTGCGCACCGCGGCGAAGAGCACCTCGACCTCACTGGCGTGCAGGGCCTCTGTCGGCTCATCGAGAATGAGGACATTGCGCGGATGCGCCCAACCGTCCAGTGCCCGCGCGATCGCGATGATCGAGCGCTGCGCCGGAGCGAGCGTGCCGACGGGGGCATCGACGTCGAACGGCTCTCCGAAGCGGGAGATCAAGTCGCGGGCGTGTGCGCGCTCGGCATTCGCGCGGAACGGGGCCAGCGCGCTGAGGCCGGTGTCGCGGGAGAGCCCGAGGTTCTCGATCGCGGTGAGTTCGGCGGCGAGGCCGAGATCCTGATGGATCACGTACAGTTCGGACTGCTCCCCCGCCTGATTCGCGAGGTGCACCTCGCCGGCGTCCTCCGTGTAGATCCCGGCGAGGATCTTCACGAGCGTCGATTTGCCCGAGCCGTTGTGTCCGACGACCGCGACGATCTCGCCGCTGGCGAGGTCGAGTGAAACGTCGTCGAGCGCCCGGAGCCCCGGGAACTCTTTTACGATCCCCGACACGGTCAGGAGCTGTTGCGGGGCCGTTCCATCCGCCCCGCCGCTTCCATCAATTGCTACCACCATCACACCCTCATCGTTTTCCTGTGGTCCCGGGGCGGCGCAGTCGCCCGCGCCGCCCCGGTCGTGCACGGCACGGAGCGGGATCCGCTCACACCCCCCAGAGTTCCCGGTACGCGTCTTCCATCCCCGGGAAGGCGACGAAGCCGTCGACGAACTCGCCGGCGTTCTCCTGGGTGAGGACGCGCGAGGTGGACTGGCTGACGCGCTCCCAATCGGTGTAGGGGGTCCAAACGCCCTGCTGCTTGCGCAGGCCTTCATCCAGGAGCGCCCACATGAACATGCTGAAGTCGACGGCCTGCGCACCGATCTGCGTCCCGTCCGCCACCTGCTGGATGTTCTGCGGAAGCGAGCCCTGGCCAAGGCCGAAGGCATTGTTCAGCCCGGCGAGTTCGGCCTTCTCCTGCAGTCCGATCTGGAACTGGTCGCCCGTCGTCACGAAGAAGTCGGTGTCGGGGTGCGCCTGCAGGTCGCTCACGATCGCATCGGCCGGACTGGCCTCGAGGATCGAGATATCGACCACACGCAGCGTGCAGTCGGCGCAGAGCTCGGCGAGCTTCTCTTCGAGCGCGCCCTGCACCACCGCGGAGAAGCCCATCTCGGGGATGTTGTAGTAGACGAACTCGGTGCCGGTGCCGCAGGTGAATGCGACAGCGCTCGCGGCGAGCAGCTCGCCGTTCACCAAGGAGGCGTTGTATCCGCCGAGCGTGTCATCGAGGCCGTATTCTTCGGCGTTCATCTGCGAGGCATAGACGATGGACGTACCCTGATCCTGCAGCTGCTTCAGCTGGTCCTGGAAGAACACGGCGTCCACCGAGGTGGAGATCAGGATGTCGGGATCGGATTCGACGACCGAGTTGAGCGCCGAGTTGATGCTCTGCGCGTCCGTGCCCGTGCTGACGTTCTGCAGTTCGACGCCCGCGGCTTCGGCCGCGAGCAGCATGTTCTCGTACATCAGGGCGGCGACCGGAGTGTCGTTGTTCAGGAAGGCGACGGTCGTCCCCTCCGGAATCACTCCTGGCAGCGGCTCGGTCTGCAGCAGGCTGTCGGTCTGCTGGCGGAAGCTCTCGATGACCTCCTGCGCCTCGTCGAAGTCGACGCCGTCGCGCGGCGGCGCGTCACAGCTGCCGTCGGCGGCTCGGTAGCTCACGGCGGCGGTAGCGGCGCCGCCGGTGTCCGCGGCACCGCCGCCGGTCGAGGCGCAGCCGGTCAGCGCGAGGCCGAGCGCGATGGCGGCCGCTGAGATGCCCCGCAGACGGCTCGTTCGGGTACGTCGATCCATGTTCACTCCTTTGTTCACACACGGCGTTCATACAGTCGTCCCGGCGATCCGGCTGGTGCGCTCAGCGCGCGACCATCGCCCGAAAGTCAGTTCGACATACTGTATGACGATACTCTAATACGCACACGTTCTGTTCGCTAGTACTTAACATGTTCATCACGGTTTGATGCTCGTGGCGCGGGCGGGGCGGCGCAGGATCCCGGTTCCCCATCGAAAGGACCCCCATGCCCAGCACCTCCACCACCATCCGCCCGCACGAGGTCGTCGTCCACGGCGCCCGGCGCTTCGCCGACCGAATCGCCGTCGTCACCGGCGCGGCCGGCGGCATCGGCGCGGCCGCCGCCGAGCGCTTCGCCGCCGAGGGCGCTCATGTCTACGCGCTCGACCTCCCCGGCGCCGAGCTCGACGCGTGCTGGGCGGGCGTTCCCCGGGTGACCGCGCTCGGCGTGGACGTCGGAGACAGCGCCCAGGTGAATGCCGCCTTCGCCCGCATCGAGGCCGAGCAGGGTCGCATCGACGCGCTGGTGACCGCCGCCGGCATCGCCGACGCCCCCTGGCGGATCACCGACCATGGCGCGGATCCCGAGATCACCGCCATCGACGACGAAGCCTGGGACCTCGTGCTCCGCATCAACCTGACCGGCACCTTCTACTGCCTGCGCGCCGCGACGCCGCTGCTGCGCGCCGCCGGGGAGCGCGGCGGCGCCGTGGTCACCATCTCGAGCGTCGGCGCCCTCGCGCCCTATCCGCTCCAGGCCTCCTACCCAGCCGCGAAGGCCGGCGTCCTCGGGCTCACCCGCGCCGTCGCCGCCCTGCTCGGCGCGGAGAATATCCGCGTGAACGCCGTGGCCCCCGCCGCGACGCGCACGCGGATGCTCCCCCGCGATGAGGAACTGCTCGCAGAGATGGTACAGCTGCAGCCGATCCCGCGCATCGTCCCGCCCGCCGAGATGGCCGCGACGATCGTCTACCTCTGCAGCGACGAGGCCCAGTTCATCACCGGGCAAACGGTGAACGTCAACGGTGGCATGGTGATGTAGGCGCGCTACCCCACGAGGGCGGCGCGCGTCTGCGCCGCGCGGTGGGCGTGCGCCTGCAGCGTGGCGAGCACCGCCCCGACGTTGCCGGCCTCGTAGCCGGCGACGATCGCCCGGTGGTCCTCCAGCAGTTCCGCCGTGGCGCGGGTCGTGGCGGTGATCGCCCGCCGCTCTACCGCGCGCAGCTGCAGGCCGCGGTACGTCTCGTCGAGAATGACGCTCCCGGCGAGGCCGACCAGGTACTCGTGGAACTCCGCGTTCGAGACCACCCAGGCCTCGGGGTCGGTGAAGCGATCGCCGTCGACGTGCTCGAGGGTCGCCTCCATCAGCCGGCGGAGCTCGGCGAGCCGCTCGACAGAGACCCGCCCCACCGTCTGCGCGGCGACACCGAGCTCGATCGAGAGCTTGGCGGAGTAGTAGTCGTAGAGCACGCGGTCCGGCACCGGCTCCACTTCGAAGACCGTGCCACTGCGCTTCACGAGCCCCTCGCCGGC from Leucobacter allii carries:
- a CDS encoding sugar ABC transporter ATP-binding protein; protein product: MSGIVKEFPGLRALDDVSLDLASGEIVAVVGHNGSGKSTLVKILAGIYTEDAGEVHLANQAGEQSELYVIHQDLGLAAELTAIENLGLSRDTGLSALAPFRANAERAHARDLISRFGEPFDVDAPVGTLAPAQRSIIAIARALDGWAHPRNVLILDEPTEALHASEVEVLFAAVRRLAAAGAGVIFISHRLDEVMDLADRVVVLRDGTKVADEPTATLDHDRLVTFVTGVTKEEEAHGASGRGVGEVVLDVTGLTGAVIDDVDLQVRAGEVVGIAGVLGSGREALPAMVFGTEECSDRGFTLAGEPYARRSPRESIRRGIGFVPGDRAKYGSVHPLTARENMTLPNFSALTTRFGTVDERAERRQAAELVAEYGVRPPRPEQVFSQFSGGNQQKIVFAKWLRNDPSLLLLEEPTQGVDVGAKRAIYDAVDRVAADGTAVLVCSSDAKELVRLCDRVLVLRDGRVGAELSGDELTESRLIMEGYGLMSEESK
- a CDS encoding substrate-binding domain-containing protein; its protein translation is MDRRTRTSRLRGISAAAIALGLALTGCASTGGGAADTGGAATAAVSYRAADGSCDAPPRDGVDFDEAQEVIESFRQQTDSLLQTEPLPGVIPEGTTVAFLNNDTPVAALMYENMLLAAEAAGVELQNVSTGTDAQSINSALNSVVESDPDILISTSVDAVFFQDQLKQLQDQGTSIVYASQMNAEEYGLDDTLGGYNASLVNGELLAASAVAFTCGTGTEFVYYNIPEMGFSAVVQGALEEKLAELCADCTLRVVDISILEASPADAIVSDLQAHPDTDFFVTTGDQFQIGLQEKAELAGLNNAFGLGQGSLPQNIQQVADGTQIGAQAVDFSMFMWALLDEGLRKQQGVWTPYTDWERVSQSTSRVLTQENAGEFVDGFVAFPGMEDAYRELWGV
- a CDS encoding SDR family NAD(P)-dependent oxidoreductase, with translation MPSTSTTIRPHEVVVHGARRFADRIAVVTGAAGGIGAAAAERFAAEGAHVYALDLPGAELDACWAGVPRVTALGVDVGDSAQVNAAFARIEAEQGRIDALVTAAGIADAPWRITDHGADPEITAIDDEAWDLVLRINLTGTFYCLRAATPLLRAAGERGGAVVTISSVGALAPYPLQASYPAAKAGVLGLTRAVAALLGAENIRVNAVAPAATRTRMLPRDEELLAEMVQLQPIPRIVPPAEMAATIVYLCSDEAQFITGQTVNVNGGMVM